From the genome of Candidatus Acidiferrales bacterium:
GACGACGGCTCGACATGGAGCATTGAAAGCGTTCCGTTCCAGAAGTCAATCGGCGCGATCGCATTCCCAACCGCGACTAAAGGTTGGGTGGCATCCGGAGAAGGAATGATTGCACGATATTCAGCTACCACTTCATCACCGTCATCTCCAGCGCTTGTTGGTCCTACGAACAGCTCAACCGGAGCGCCGACCAATCCCACACTGTCATGGAATGCTTCCGCCGGAGCAACAAGTTACAGGCTGCAGGTGTCAACGTCTGCGGCTTTTGTGCCGATTTTTTTCGACAGGTCCAACATCCTGACTACCTCGCAAAGCGTAAGCGGTTTGTCTAGGAGCACGACGTACTATTGGCGTGTCGATGCGTCTAACGTGGTCGGCCCGAGCAGCTGGTCTCCTACATGGAGCTTCACCACGTTTGCCTATCCGTCTTCCATACAGGTGTCGACGCAGTTTATGCCGCCGGGCACGCTGGACCAAACGAGCTATAGGATTTTCGGTTTGCCGGGAGATATCGATATCGCGTTGTCCGGCGTTGTTTCCGGTACGCAGGGGAAGGACTGGGATGCGTATTGGGATAATGGCGACGATCAAAACTATTATGTAGAGTACGATGGAAGCGGGAGATTTTATTTCATGCCCGGAACGGCATTCTGGATACTTAGCAAGAATCCGTTTTCCGTTTCACAATTTGCATCGACCGTGCCTCTGGATACGAGCGCCTGCTTTTCGATTACTCTCCATAGCGGTTGGAATCTCATCTCCAATCCTTTTGAAAAAAGCGTTTCATGGTCTGCAATTCAAACTCTGAACGGTGTCGCTCAGCCAATCTACTCCTTCAATGGGAGTTACAGTACGCAAGTCTCGTTCGATCCTTATGTCGGGTACTATTTCTACAACAACCAAAACCTCGTGTCGCTCAAGGTTCCTTACATAACGACGGTCCAGAACAAGAAAGAAGAACGACCGTGGAAAGTGAGTTCGGATCAGAAAAACGAGGTCAAGCTTTCCCTTTTATCGAAAAAGAACCAGCCGCTTCCGATCAGTGTCGGCTTCTATACCGAAGCGTCCGATACTCTCGACAATGTCAATATCTTTGCCCCCCCGGACAACTTTGAAGACGTGAGAATTCAAGTCGTCGATCAAAATGTCGGAGGTAATTGGAAAAAATTGTACGTGGATTTCAGGAATGAGATTGGGAAAGGACAGTCCTTCGATATCGAAGTGAAGAATCTGTCGGGGGATCCGGTAACGATGAATTCATTTGTGCATGGATTGGAAGATTACGGCGTCTATTTGGTTGACAATGGTACGCACGCGTTTTACAACCTGAAGACGAGCGACAGCATTTTAATTGGCGGAGTGTACAAGTACAAGAATTATGCTTTGTTGGTCGGTGATGGGAATTACATCGACTCGATTAGAGCCGTCAACACACCTAGGAGCTATCAGTTGTACCAGAACTATCCGAACCCGTTCAATCCGTCAACAATAATTCGATACGAAATTCCCGGAAAAGCCGAAGTCACGCTCGGGGTCTATAATGTTCTTGGTCAACTGGTGCGGACGCTTGTCAATCAGGTCCAGCAATCTGGCTATTACGAGGTGGAGTTTGATGGAACGCATCTGGCATCAGGTGTCTATTTCTGCAGGCTTACGGTAAATGGAATCGAATCACTGAATGCTGGAACCTACGACCAGATAAAGAAAATGACATTGATCAAATGAGCTTGCAACAGGTGCAGCTCAAAGGGAACATGCCAGCGGTCGGCGGGGGAATCAAAATATGAAGGTGACAAAAGATTCCTTTTCTTGTCGCGATTTCATGTTATGTGGAGGTGTGATTCTTCTCGCCTTTCGTTTCTGCTTCCATGGGAATGCCGTTTCGCTTTTTTAACGAATAAAAAGTTCAGTCGATGTAATGATAGAAAGAGTACACGAATTTACAAAAGCAAAAGGAGGACGCTTATGAAATACAAGATGTTTTTGATTCTGATTCCATTGCTTCTAATCGGATGTTCCTCATCGCGGCAGGTGTCACGCGTTTCCGCGGATACCGATGTCGACCTCAGCGGGAATTGGAACGATACAGATTCTCGGCTGGTGGCGGAGCAGATGATATCGAGTCTCACGACGAAGCCATGGCTCGATGATTTTACTTCGCAAAATTCAAAAAAGCCGGCAGTGATCGTGGGAACAGTCCGCAATCTCAGTTCCGAACATATCCAGACCGACGCTTTCATCGATGACATTGAGCGCGAGCTGGTGAACAGCGGCAAAGTTACGTTTGTCGCAAGCAAGAAAGAACGCCAGGAAGTTCGCCAAGAACGTCTCGACCAACAGACCAATGCTACGGAAGAATCGGCGAAGAAATTGGCTGCAGAAACCGGCGCTGACTACATGCTCCAAGGAAGCATCAAAGACATCGTCGACAGGGTTGAGGGAAAAGAAGTGAAGTACTACCAAGTGGACATGGTATTGGTTGATCTTCAGACGAGTGAAAAAGTCTGGATGGATACGAAAAAAATTAAGAAAGTCATCGACCGTCCCAGTTCGTCCTGGTGAGGCAGGTACAGATGAGAAGTTGCTGGCGTTTGTTTAGTGTCCGACATGCCGAAAGAGTGTGTTTTTTCAGAGAGGGAACTTTGCTTTCGCGTTCTTTTCTCAGAAGCGGGGGTCATCTCCGCGGACCAAAGAACTTTTCTGCCCACCCGCGAGGAACGAGTTCAACCCGTGAAAGGTGGATCTCCGATGTTCTCCTCGCTATCTTTCTATCCGCCTTTTTTATTTGCTCCTGCTCTTCAGTGCAGACTCAGAAGAAACAATTCGCGGAGGTCGATAAGGACGTCGCCGCGCAAAACTTCGGCGCCGCTGCAAATTCGCTTGAAAAATCGAAGGACAAATATTACGCAAAAAAAGATCGCGTCCTTTATTACTTAGATCTGGGTATGCTGTACCATTATGCATACGCTTGTCCAAGTAGTAATGAGGCGCTGAGTTCGGCAGAGGAAGGGATAGACGAGCTCTTTACGAAGAGCATTTCCAAGGGCGCTGAGTCTCTTCTCCTGAACGATAATGCTCTCGACTACAGCGGCGAGGATTACGAGAATGTTTATCTGAACATTTTCAAAGCGCTGAATTACCTCAATCAAAAGCATTTCGACGATGGCTTTGTGGAGGTCAGGCGGGCAGATAATAAACTCTCTCAGCTCGAGGACAAATATCAGAAAATTGCGGATGATTTCAACAAATCCAGCGATGCAAAGAAGAAATTCAAAGTTGCCGATGTGCATTTCTCGAGTTCGGCACTTGCAAGCTACGTCAGTCTTCTTATGTACCGCGCGGAGGGAAAATTCGACGATGCCAGGATAGATGCGCAGAAGATCGGCGATGCATGGTCGACCGAGGGCTCCGTCTATGATTTTCCTCAGCCGAATTTGGACGGCTATCTTGACGAGACTTCAAAAGCGAGGATGAATGTAATCGGTTTTGTCGGGAAATCGCCTGAACTTTTCGCGCATGTGTTCACGATTCATACCATCAAGGATGCAGTCATAATTTACCAGTCCGACGGCAAAAAGGAAGAAAAGCTGGAAGTCATACCATGGCAGGACATGAAAAGCGGTTATCATTTCAAGTTTTCTTTGCCGTACATGGAAAAGAAGGGCACCACGATCGGCAAGATAGCGATTGAAATGAACGGCGGTGAAGTCGCTTCCCTCCAGGCGATTGAGAGCATTGAGAACGTTGCTCAGGAGACGTATAAGCTGCACGAGGGAATTACTTATCTGAAGACAATCATCCGTACCGTTGTCAAGGGACTTCTAAATGAGAAGGCGAATGAGGAGCTTGACAAGAAGACGGGCGGAGGCGGCTGGGGAGAGCTGACACGTGCGGTGACAAGCACGGCCGTGGACATCAGTGAAAATGCCGATCTTCGGCTTTCAAGATACTTCCCGGCGAAAGCGTTAGTGGGCGAATGCCTTGTCGATCCCGGGACGTATCATCTTGTGGTAAAGTATTATTCTCTTGACGGCAGGCTCGTGCATTCAGATGATAAAGGTGCTGTTAATGTGAGCGCGGACTCGTTGAATTTATACGAATCATTCTTTCTAAACTAAATGAAAATGAGGCGTCTATGATTTCCATGTTCCTCCACCTTCTTTGCTTTGCGATTATATTTTTCCCGAAAGCGCAGGATCGCAAACCCGACTGGATCAACGACCCCGAGAAGAGTTATCCGAATTCTCAATACATGACAGCGGTAGGCACGGGTGATTCCCGAAAGGAAGCAGAAAATTCCGCTGCCTCCAACCTGTCAAACATTTTTGAGTCAAAAATAAAATCGGAGGAGACGATCAATGCTCGGTATCAGGAGCTGATGAAATCCTCGAATCAATCGTCCCTCGAAAGTCAGACCAACATCAACAAAAATATTTCCGTTTCTTCGGAGCAAACTCTCTTTAACGTTCGCTATCCCGAGAGCTATACTGACAATCTCGGCAAGGTATATGTCCTCGGAGTTATCGAGCGGGAACCTACGGCGGCGATCTACAAGAACAAAATGGATGACAATAATGCTCGGGTCGCGGAGTTCGTAAAAAAATACGAGGAGTTGAAAGATCCGATTAAAAAATATGCGAATATCAGCGCCGCGCTTGTTACGGCAAAGGTCAACGAAACGCTCGGACAACAGCTCCAGATAATTATGCCCGGCATGATGGTACAGTCTGATACGGCGTACTCTATCGGCCGAATTACGGAGAAGTGCACGGATGCGCAAAAGGGGATTCCGTTCGCGGTGAACATCTCTGGTGCCGAAAAGGGTGACGTGGAAGGTTTTATCGGCGACATGCTTTCCGGGCTCGGATTCACCGTGGCTGAAAAGGGCGTTCTGACAATCACGGGGAACGAAAAGGTCGAGCCGCTCGATCTAAAAAATGATCAGATGAAATTTGCACGATGGAGTTACCAGCTTTCAGTACTCGACCCGTCAGGGACAGCCATTATATCTCTCTCTGAAAACGGCAGGGAAGCTCACGTAACCTACGATGAGGCTGTTGCACGCGCAATGAGAACGATGCGCGATAAAATAAAAACTGATTTCTCAAAAAAAATAAACAGTTATTTTGACGGTCTCGTGATGAAGTAAAATTCTGGACGAATTTCAGCCAGTGTGGATTTCAAAAATCAGATCTTGCGGCAACAATATTTTTGTCCGTCAATATGTAGATTCTTCGGCCGCTGATCGAAACGTCGTCGAAATGTTTGACCTTCGCTCCCCAAATGTCGTCGGTCGAAAATTTAGAAATCAATTCTCCATCCATGTTGAAGAAGTAAAGCGTATCCGAGTCGCAGACCCCGATCTTATCGTCGCCGATTCCGATTCCCTTAGGATCATGGAGCACTCCGATTCCTATCGATTTCAGGTAAGTCCCGAAATTATCATAAACCGCAATTCTTCCTTTGTCCAAGACAAAGACATCGTCGTGAGGCCCCACGGCCACCTGACGCGGCATTGTCAATCCGCCCGGCCCGTCGCCGTAATTTCCGAAGGTTCGCTCGACGGTCGAGAAGGTATTCACTTTCATCATTCTGACATCCTCATCGTCGCAGATGAATAGATCGCCAAGCCTCGACACGGCAACACCTGAAGGATATCCGAATCGTTTTGAATCGTCGTTGGATTCATGAGTCGAAAGTGTGGCCACGTTTGCAAGCGTTCTGTCGAATCGCTGGATTCTGTGGTTGTTATAATCTGCGACATATATCTCAATCCCATTCGTTGCGCAAACATCAACTGGCTGGTCAAACTGATAGTCTCCCCACCCATACCCGCCCACTTCACCGGTTGAATCTCCCACCGAACTAAAACGCTCGAGGAGGTTTCTGCCGGTGTCCACAACATATATATTGTCTCCGGGATCTATGCTTATACCTTTCGGATCCTTGAAGTTGCCGAAGGTGAACTCTGCGACGAGGGATGGCAGCGTTTGAAAGGAAGTCAGGACAGATGCAGCCAGCGGGAATAAAAGGACAAATTTATAATGGATTGTTTTGTGAATTTTCATTCAATCAAATATTCCAATTATGATGAAATCAATCAAGACTTGATGTGAATGTTCCGCGCTGGATTTTCTCTATCTGGAAAGGGAGGTCGTGTGTAGCCGGAAACCGTTTCGGTCGCTCTCGTATTCCTGTTCCATCTTGTCGATTATGCCGAAATAGACCGAATGGTATCCGAATTTATCCCGGAGCCTGTCGACGCTCCGCAAAAGATCGGTCCGTCTGAGCTCCGACCTGCGAAACAAGTCAAGCTGGATACATTCCTTTTTGATGTTCATGACTCCGACGCCTACCAGTCGCACTTTTACTTTCCTGAGCCAGAGACTCTTGAAAAGGGCGAACGCAGCCGATGCGATTTCAAATTCAGAGTTCGTCGGCTCATCGAGAGTGTAATTTTTCTGGTAGGTCACGAATCGCCGGTTCGGATGCGGGCTTTTTATTCTACTTCCCCCGCGAAGCGAGTATCCGAGAAGCGGCGCACCGTCTGAGTATCGCATCTTCGCGAAGATGGTCGACGCCGCAAGTTTATCACGCCGTAAAGCCTTCGCGACTTTCTCCGACAAATAGAAAATCACGGATGTGATAAACTCTTCGTCGCCTGAGTCTCCGCTGAATGTCGTGCTCCGTGAAATGGATTTTGCGTCATGGTTGCCTTCAGAAACATCGGCGTCTCCGGATCCGTTAGCGGCGGCATGCAGATAATTTCCTACGATTCCGAATATTTGTCTCAGCAGGCTAACGTTCGTATCGGCGAGCTCTCGGACGGTTTTGATTCCAAGTGAGTCGAGAGCCTCCGCCGTTCTCTTCCCGATTCCCGGGAGCGCAGAAACTGAAAGAGGCGCAAGAAAATTCTTTTCTCCCCCGAGCGGCACGATGAAAAGTCCGTTTGGTGGAGAGAAGATACCGTCGTTGGATTTCCTCTCTGCTTTCTTCGAATAGTCCGTGGCAACTTTTGCGCACAATTTGTTTGAAGCGATGCCGATAGACACAGTAATCTTGAGCTCCTCCCAGATCGCACGCTTAATCGCCATTGCAAGGCTGCGCGGTTCGTAATTCCAAAAATGCAGGCAGCCGTCTGCGTCGAGAAATGCTTCATCAAGACTTACTGCCTGTAACACGGGGGAAAAGTCGTGCAATATTTCGATAAATCTCCTCGAATACTTCTCATACTCTTTATAGTTTCCTCTGACAAAGATTGCTGCAGGTGCAATGCGATAGGCCTGCGAGAGAGGCATCGCAGTCTTCACGCCAAATTCTCTTGCTTCGTAATTCGGGCAGGCAACCACTCCACGCTCATTAGGCAAACCGCCGACGATAACGGGTTTTCCCCGCAATGCCGGACACAGGGATTCTTCAACCGATGCGAAAAATGCGTCGATGTCGATGTGAAATATCGTCGGAAATTTGTCGCGGTCCATCTCTATTTCCCGCCCGTCAGTAATCAGGATTCACTTACCTCAATCTTTTTACAGTGAGCTGGTTGTCAAGAAGCCTGAGAACAGCCAGCACTTTGCCGATAATTTTCACCGAAGTTGAATCGGAGTATATCGGCTCGAAGTCGGGATTTTCCGGTTCGAGGATGATCTCGTCACCATTTTGCCTGAATCTTTTTACGGTCGCTTCTTCATCACTGATGAGCGCGGCTACGATGTCACCGGATTCCGCCGTTGTCTGCTGTCTCACCAGTACAAGATCGCCGTCGAGGATGCCGGCATTCTTCATGCTGAGTCCTTCGACCATCAGCAGGAAGCTCTCTCCTCCCTTGGCGAATGACGGATCGAGAACGATTTTTTCTTCGACATTCTCGACTGCAAGTATCGGTTTGCCCGCGGTTATCCTGCCGATGACAGGTACTTCTGTTCCCATCGGGCGGGAGGTCAACTGTATTCCGCGGCTTTTGTCGCGTACCCGCGTGATGTGTCCTTTCCGCTGAAGAGCCTGAAGATGCCTCTCGACGCCGTGGTTCCATTTCGTCCCGATATGGTTCCCGATCTCGCGAATTGTCGGAGGATA
Proteins encoded in this window:
- a CDS encoding NHL repeat-containing protein produces the protein MKIHKTIHYKFVLLFPLAASVLTSFQTLPSLVAEFTFGNFKDPKGISIDPGDNIYVVDTGRNLLERFSSVGDSTGEVGGYGWGDYQFDQPVDVCATNGIEIYVADYNNHRIQRFDRTLANVATLSTHESNDDSKRFGYPSGVAVSRLGDLFICDDEDVRMMKVNTFSTVERTFGNYGDGPGGLTMPRQVAVGPHDDVFVLDKGRIAVYDNFGTYLKSIGIGVLHDPKGIGIGDDKIGVCDSDTLYFFNMDGELISKFSTDDIWGAKVKHFDDVSISGRRIYILTDKNIVAARSDF
- a CDS encoding DNA polymerase IV, producing MDRDKFPTIFHIDIDAFFASVEESLCPALRGKPVIVGGLPNERGVVACPNYEAREFGVKTAMPLSQAYRIAPAAIFVRGNYKEYEKYSRRFIEILHDFSPVLQAVSLDEAFLDADGCLHFWNYEPRSLAMAIKRAIWEELKITVSIGIASNKLCAKVATDYSKKAERKSNDGIFSPPNGLFIVPLGGEKNFLAPLSVSALPGIGKRTAEALDSLGIKTVRELADTNVSLLRQIFGIVGNYLHAAANGSGDADVSEGNHDAKSISRSTTFSGDSGDEEFITSVIFYLSEKVAKALRRDKLAASTIFAKMRYSDGAPLLGYSLRGGSRIKSPHPNRRFVTYQKNYTLDEPTNSEFEIASAAFALFKSLWLRKVKVRLVGVGVMNIKKECIQLDLFRRSELRRTDLLRSVDRLRDKFGYHSVYFGIIDKMEQEYESDRNGFRLHTTSLSR
- the lexA gene encoding transcriptional repressor LexA, giving the protein MEALTKRQERILKFIQAQFRKNGYPPTIREIGNHIGTKWNHGVERHLQALQRKGHITRVRDKSRGIQLTSRPMGTEVPVIGRITAGKPILAVENVEEKIVLDPSFAKGGESFLLMVEGLSMKNAGILDGDLVLVRQQTTAESGDIVAALISDEEATVKRFRQNGDEIILEPENPDFEPIYSDSTSVKIIGKVLAVLRLLDNQLTVKRLR
- the lpoB gene encoding penicillin-binding protein activator LpoB, translated to MKYKMFLILIPLLLIGCSSSRQVSRVSADTDVDLSGNWNDTDSRLVAEQMISSLTTKPWLDDFTSQNSKKPAVIVGTVRNLSSEHIQTDAFIDDIERELVNSGKVTFVASKKERQEVRQERLDQQTNATEESAKKLAAETGADYMLQGSIKDIVDRVEGKEVKYYQVDMVLVDLQTSEKVWMDTKKIKKVIDRPSSSW
- a CDS encoding LPP20 family lipoprotein is translated as MISMFLHLLCFAIIFFPKAQDRKPDWINDPEKSYPNSQYMTAVGTGDSRKEAENSAASNLSNIFESKIKSEETINARYQELMKSSNQSSLESQTNINKNISVSSEQTLFNVRYPESYTDNLGKVYVLGVIEREPTAAIYKNKMDDNNARVAEFVKKYEELKDPIKKYANISAALVTAKVNETLGQQLQIIMPGMMVQSDTAYSIGRITEKCTDAQKGIPFAVNISGAEKGDVEGFIGDMLSGLGFTVAEKGVLTITGNEKVEPLDLKNDQMKFARWSYQLSVLDPSGTAIISLSENGREAHVTYDEAVARAMRTMRDKIKTDFSKKINSYFDGLVMK